The following are encoded in a window of Pseudomonadota bacterium genomic DNA:
- the ylqF gene encoding ribosome biogenesis GTPase YlqF: protein MAIQWYPGHMHKARKQLAEVLPRIDVLIELRDARIPASSSNPSLADLRGEKPVLVVFTKTDLADPAMTAVWQQACEDRGESVLLLGLDTRRNADTLPERVRALLGERRRDVPVTIAMVGIPNVGKSTLINHLAGRRIARTGDEPAVTQRQQRVTLNAGLSLLDTPGLLWGNIDNHASGYRLAATGAIKNTAIDHTEVALFAIEALHALYPGRLAERYGLNPAATPPVETLEAVGAKRGCLVRGGGVHLERAASVVLADLRSGALGQLTLETPEMLAREREETAERNAEREAKRQARLARRKPKRPK from the coding sequence CAGCTCGCCGAGGTGCTGCCGAGGATCGATGTGCTGATCGAACTGCGCGACGCCCGAATCCCGGCGAGCAGCAGCAACCCGAGCCTGGCCGATCTGCGCGGTGAGAAACCCGTTTTGGTGGTGTTCACCAAGACCGACCTCGCCGACCCGGCCATGACGGCGGTGTGGCAACAGGCGTGCGAAGACCGAGGCGAATCGGTACTGCTGCTCGGCCTCGACACACGGCGCAACGCCGATACCCTGCCTGAGCGGGTGCGCGCCCTGCTCGGCGAGCGGCGTCGCGATGTACCGGTCACGATCGCGATGGTGGGCATTCCCAACGTGGGTAAATCCACGCTGATCAACCACCTCGCCGGCCGCCGGATCGCCCGCACCGGCGACGAACCCGCCGTGACACAACGGCAGCAACGCGTGACGCTGAATGCGGGCCTCAGCCTGCTCGACACGCCCGGTCTGCTCTGGGGCAACATTGACAACCACGCCAGCGGCTACCGCCTGGCGGCGACCGGGGCGATCAAGAACACCGCGATCGACCACACCGAGGTGGCGCTCTTCGCCATCGAGGCCCTGCACGCCCTCTACCCCGGGCGATTGGCCGAACGGTACGGCCTGAACCCCGCTGCGACGCCGCCCGTGGAGACGCTCGAAGCCGTCGGCGCCAAACGGGGCTGCCTGGTGCGGGGCGGCGGCGTGCACCTCGAGCGGGCCGCCAGCGTGGTGCTGGCCGACCTGCGCAGCGGCGCCCTCGGACAGCTCACCCTCGAAACGCCCGAGATGTTGGCGCGCGAACGCGAGGAGACCGCCGAACGCAACGCCGAGCGCGAGGCCAAACGTCAGGCAAGGCTGGCGCGTCGCAAACCAAAGAGACCCAAGTAG